In Mauremys mutica isolate MM-2020 ecotype Southern unplaced genomic scaffold, ASM2049712v1 Super-Scaffold_100167, whole genome shotgun sequence, the following are encoded in one genomic region:
- the LOC123359708 gene encoding tumor necrosis factor ligand superfamily member 10-like: MISRNYEENISSAVKGTEEQGSQNHGHRIAAHLTGSRNKKSSLATSNSSSRRGVGQKINTWEPSRKDHSFLYNVELKNGELIIPRTGFYYIYSQTYFRFSEPENEDSESDPLALSRNPKQMVQYVYKLTTYPEPILLMKSARTSCWSKKAEYGLYSIYQGGVFQLKRDDKIFVSVSNEDIVDMDKEASFFGAFLIS, encoded by the exons atgatatcaagaAACTATGAAGAAAACATTTCATCTGCGGTGAAAG GAACTGAAGAACAGGGATCTCAGAACCATGGACACAGAATAGCAGCTCACTTAACTGGAAGCCGCAATAAGAAGAGCTCTCTAGCCACATCAA attcctcatccagaagaggtgtTGGGCAGAAAATAAATACCTGGGAACCCTCAAGGAAAGACCATTCATTCCTCTATAATGTGGAGTTGAAAAATGGGGAGTTAATCATACCCAGAACAGGGTTTTATTACATCTACTCTCAAACTTACTTTCGATTCAGCGAACCTGAGAACGAGGATTCAGAATCAGATCCGTTAGCACTAAGCAGAAACCCTAAGCAAATGGTCCAGTATGTTTACAAACTGACGACATATCCAGAGCCTATCCTTCTCATGAAAAGTGCAAGAACTAGCTGCTGGTCTAAAAAGGCAGAATATGGACTTTACTCCATATATCAAGGTGGAGTATTTCAGCTAAAAAGGGATGATAAGATTTTTGTCTCTGTCAGTAACGAGGACATAGTTGACATGGACAAAGAAGCAAGTTTTTTTGGAGCCTTTTTGATCAGCTAA